The proteins below are encoded in one region of Silene latifolia isolate original U9 population chromosome 2, ASM4854445v1, whole genome shotgun sequence:
- the LOC141641308 gene encoding uncharacterized protein LOC141641308: MGDGRLEAKAEEHEDEETWIKIPEEYTSVCGKLDIKQVVDEIYPNFIDGSKDDEYLRERAILTPLNETADTVNDYMTRQILGNYKIYKSCNEVCAASIDSDDQFSAYPTEYLNTLNIQGLPRHELKLKEGMPVMLLRNINPSQGLCNGTRLIITRTREYIVEARIITGSNVVSNLTVIE; this comes from the exons ATGGGTGACGGGAGGTTAGAAGCAAAAGCGGAAGAGCATGAGGATGAAGAGACATGGATAAAGATACCAGAAGAATACACATCAGTGTGTGGGAAGCTTGATATTAAACAAGTAGTCGATGAAATTTACCCGAATTTCATAGATGGGAGTAAAGATGATGAATACTTGCGTGAACGAGCAATACTGACTCCTTTGAACGAAACCGCAGATACAGTAAACGACTATATGACCAGGCAAATCCTTGGaaactataaaatatataaaaGTTGCAATGAAGTATGCGCGGCTTCCATAGACAGCGATGACCAGTTCTCGGCTTACCCAACCGAGTACCTAAATACGCTAAATATACAAGGCCTGCCAAGGCACGAGCTCAAGCTCAAGGAAGGGATGCCAGTAATGCTTTTACGGAATATTAACCCCTCACAAGGATTGTGTAATGGAACTCGATTGATTATTACACGAACAAGAGAATATATAGTGGAAGCAAGGATTATCACCGGATCCAACGTGG TTTCGAATTTGACTGTTATTGAATAG
- the LOC141641307 gene encoding uncharacterized protein LOC141641307 → MPQPAESDMHGMENRLIRDEKKYDRKQLRDEWEGKVNLLNTEQKVINVVNSELQELFFVYGHGGTGNTFLYGAISAKLRSEGKIVLNVASSITGIAALLLPGGRPTHSRFDIHIELFDDSTCNVKQNSQLAELLRETSLIIWDEAPMDHRNAFEALDHTMRDIVSYKDPDASSKMFRGKVVLLGGDFKQVLPIVSKGKRQDIVQASISRSHIWKSCNVFLLRKSMRVQETDSDGQR, encoded by the exons ATGCCGCAACCAGCGGAATCCGATATGCACGGCATGGAAAACAGACTGATTAGGGATGAGAAGAAGTACGATCGCAAACAGCTGAGAGACGAGTGGGAGGGGAAGGTCAACTTACTAAACACAGAGCAAAAAG TTATCAATGTTGTTAATAGCGAGTTACAGGAACTGTTTTTCGTTTACGGTCATGGAGGAACAGGAAATACATTCCTATACGGGGCAATCTCAGCGAAACTGCGGTCGGAAGGCAAGATTGTACTCAATGTGGCATCGTCAA TTACAGGTATCGCAGCGTTGCTACTACCAGGGGGAAGACCAACGCATAGTAGGTTTGATATACATATAGAGCTATTCGATGACTCGACGTGTAATGTGAAACAGAATAGCCAGCTGGCTGAGCTACTACGGGAAACGTCATTGATTATATGGGATGAGGCACCAATGGACCACAGGAATGCTTTTGAAGCGCTAGATCATACAATGAGGGATATAGTTAGCTACAAGGACCCAGACGCATCTTCAAAAATGTTCAGGGGAAAGGTGGTGTTACTTGGAGGCGATTTCAAACAAGTGCTCCCCATCGTATCAAAGGGAAAGAGACAGGATATAGTACAAGCCTCAATAAGCAGGTCACATATATGGAAATCATGCAACGTGTTTCttctaaggaagagcatgagagTCCAGGAAACAGATTCAGATGGTCAAAGATAG
- the LOC141642976 gene encoding protein NUCLEAR FUSION DEFECTIVE 6, mitochondrial-like isoform X3, with amino-acid sequence MATFAARSFLRCTSTARSAATRFGTTPSPKPKSNFFTLPKQNSLSSPRIFRSPVELSCCVESLMPYHTATATALLTSMLAVTPRGFNWTPEGEMSSS; translated from the exons ATGGCTACCTTCGCGGCAAGGTCTTTTCTCCGTTGCACCTCCACTGCCAGATCTGCTGCAACAAGATTTGGTACAACTCCCTCTCCCAAACCCAAATCTAACTTTTTTACTCTTCCTAAGCAAAACTCCCTTTCCTCTCCTCGCATTTTCAG GTCACCTGTGGAGCTAAGCTGCTGTGTGGAATCATTGATGCCATATCACACTGCAACAGCTACTGCATTGCTTACTTCCATGCTTGCGGTCACTCCTCGTGGCTTCAATTGGACTCCTGAAG GAGAAATGTCCAGCTCTTGA
- the LOC141642976 gene encoding protein NUCLEAR FUSION DEFECTIVE 6, mitochondrial-like isoform X1, with amino-acid sequence MATFAARSFLRCTSTARSAATRFGTTPSPKPKSNFFTLPKQNSLSSPRIFRSPVELSCCVESLMPYHTATATALLTSMLAVTPRGFNWTPEDCNDDA; translated from the exons ATGGCTACCTTCGCGGCAAGGTCTTTTCTCCGTTGCACCTCCACTGCCAGATCTGCTGCAACAAGATTTGGTACAACTCCCTCTCCCAAACCCAAATCTAACTTTTTTACTCTTCCTAAGCAAAACTCCCTTTCCTCTCCTCGCATTTTCAG GTCACCTGTGGAGCTAAGCTGCTGTGTGGAATCATTGATGCCATATCACACTGCAACAGCTACTGCATTGCTTACTTCCATGCTTGCGGTCACTCCTCGTGGCTTCAATTGGACTCCTGAAG ATTGCAATGATGACGCATGA
- the LOC141642976 gene encoding protein NUCLEAR FUSION DEFECTIVE 6, mitochondrial-like isoform X5: MATFAARSFLRCTSTARSAATRFGTTPSPKPKSNFFTLPKQNSLSSPRIFRSPVELSCCVESLMPYHTATATALLTSMLAVTPRGFNWTPEDS; this comes from the exons ATGGCTACCTTCGCGGCAAGGTCTTTTCTCCGTTGCACCTCCACTGCCAGATCTGCTGCAACAAGATTTGGTACAACTCCCTCTCCCAAACCCAAATCTAACTTTTTTACTCTTCCTAAGCAAAACTCCCTTTCCTCTCCTCGCATTTTCAG GTCACCTGTGGAGCTAAGCTGCTGTGTGGAATCATTGATGCCATATCACACTGCAACAGCTACTGCATTGCTTACTTCCATGCTTGCGGTCACTCCTCGTGGCTTCAATTGGACTCCTGAAG ATTCATGA
- the LOC141642976 gene encoding protein NUCLEAR FUSION DEFECTIVE 6, mitochondrial-like isoform X2, which translates to MATFAARSFLRCTSTARSAATRFGTTPSPKPKSNFFTLPKQNSLSSPRIFRSPVELSCCVESLMPYHTATATALLTSMLAVTPRGFNWTPEGKDQTR; encoded by the exons ATGGCTACCTTCGCGGCAAGGTCTTTTCTCCGTTGCACCTCCACTGCCAGATCTGCTGCAACAAGATTTGGTACAACTCCCTCTCCCAAACCCAAATCTAACTTTTTTACTCTTCCTAAGCAAAACTCCCTTTCCTCTCCTCGCATTTTCAG GTCACCTGTGGAGCTAAGCTGCTGTGTGGAATCATTGATGCCATATCACACTGCAACAGCTACTGCATTGCTTACTTCCATGCTTGCGGTCACTCCTCGTGGCTTCAATTGGACTCCTGAAG GAAAAGACCAAACTAGATGA
- the LOC141642976 gene encoding protein NUCLEAR FUSION DEFECTIVE 6, mitochondrial-like isoform X4, with product MATFAARSFLRCTSTARSAATRFGTTPSPKPKSNFFTLPKQNSLSSPRIFRSPVELSCCVESLMPYHTATATALLTSMLAVTPRGFNWTPEGG from the exons ATGGCTACCTTCGCGGCAAGGTCTTTTCTCCGTTGCACCTCCACTGCCAGATCTGCTGCAACAAGATTTGGTACAACTCCCTCTCCCAAACCCAAATCTAACTTTTTTACTCTTCCTAAGCAAAACTCCCTTTCCTCTCCTCGCATTTTCAG GTCACCTGTGGAGCTAAGCTGCTGTGTGGAATCATTGATGCCATATCACACTGCAACAGCTACTGCATTGCTTACTTCCATGCTTGCGGTCACTCCTCGTGGCTTCAATTGGACTCCTGAAG GTGGTTGA